In one window of Shewanella goraebulensis DNA:
- a CDS encoding cytochrome c3 family protein: MIGKLIENLKLIWKVLNRPSIHYSLGFLTLGGFVAGVIFWGGFNTALEVTNQEQFCIGCHEMENNVYEELKTTIHFTNRSGVRATCPDCHVPHNWTDKIARKMQASKEVWGKVFGTINTREKFEAKRRHLAENEWNRLKANDSLECRNCHNFDYMDFTRQSKRASQMHSTSLASGEKTCIDCHKGIAHELPDMAGVEGF, from the coding sequence ATGATTGGAAAATTAATAGAAAATCTGAAGCTAATTTGGAAAGTACTAAACCGTCCAAGTATCCACTACAGTCTTGGTTTTCTTACTCTAGGTGGCTTTGTTGCTGGTGTGATTTTCTGGGGTGGCTTTAACACTGCCCTAGAAGTGACGAACCAAGAACAGTTTTGTATTGGTTGCCACGAGATGGAAAACAATGTTTATGAAGAGTTGAAAACAACGATTCATTTTACTAACCGCAGTGGTGTTCGAGCAACGTGTCCTGATTGTCACGTCCCGCATAATTGGACTGATAAGATTGCCCGTAAAATGCAGGCTTCGAAAGAAGTATGGGGCAAAGTATTTGGTACGATTAACACTCGTGAAAAATTTGAAGCTAAGCGTCGTCACTTAGCTGAAAATGAATGGAATAGGCTTAAAGCAAATGACTCGTTAGAGTGCCGTAACTGTCATAACTTCGATTATATGGATTTCACTCGCCAGTCTAAGCGTGCATCACAAATGCATTCAACATCTTTAGCAAGTGGTGAAAAAACCTGTATTGATTGTCATAAAGGTATTGCACATGAATTACCTGATATGGCTGGAGTGGAAGGTTTC
- a CDS encoding nitrate reductase cytochrome c-type subunit, with product MKARKILSMIALLGFSFSLMAATVPEDKVATLRLAPIEVEPTPPVMQKVINSDVKQVRNYPMQPPIIPHKIDGYQVDLKVNKCMQCHARNSTGHSQAPMVSVTHYMDRDNNFLASLSPRRYYCTQCHVAQLDAKLLVENDFVDVKELMKESSKAEH from the coding sequence ATGAAAGCACGTAAAATTTTATCAATGATTGCGTTATTGGGCTTCTCTTTTAGTTTGATGGCTGCAACTGTACCTGAAGACAAAGTGGCGACATTACGTTTAGCCCCTATTGAAGTCGAACCAACGCCACCAGTAATGCAGAAGGTAATTAACTCTGATGTAAAACAAGTGCGTAACTACCCAATGCAACCGCCGATTATTCCGCACAAAATTGACGGATATCAAGTTGATTTGAAAGTGAATAAATGTATGCAATGTCATGCTCGTAACAGTACAGGACATTCACAAGCACCTATGGTGAGTGTGACACATTACATGGATAGAGATAATAACTTCTTGGCTTCATTATCACCACGTCGTTATTACTGTACTCAATGCCATGTAGCTCAGTTGGATGCTAAGTTACTCGTTGAAAATGATTTTGTGGATGTTAAAGAACTCATGAAAGAATCTTCTAAAGCTGAGCACTAG
- the napA gene encoding nitrate reductase catalytic subunit NapA, protein MNRREFMKANAAMAAAGVAGMALPASASNLITSSEQTKLEWNKAPCRFCGTGCSVIVATRDGKVVATHGDAKSEVNRGLNCVKGYFLSKIMYGRDRLQTPMLRMTDGKYDKNGEFTPVSWDMAFDTMAEKWKKTIKAKGPTAVGMFGSGQWTVWEGYAAVKLMKAGFGSNNIDPNARHCMASAVGGFMRTFGIDEPMGCYDDMEAADAFVLWGSNMAEMHPILWTRVTDRRLSAPHVKVAVLSTFQHRSFDLADLPIVFTPQTDLAMLNFIANYIIQNDKVDKDFISKHVNFRKGETDIGYGLRASHPLQKKAKNVGTAGDSTPIDFEEFKKFVADYDVESVSKLSGVPEHKLIELAELYADPKKKVTSFWTMGFNQHTRGVWCNNLIYNIHLLVGKISTPGNSPFSLTGQPSACGTAREVGTFSHRLPADMVVTNPKHRKLAEDIWNIPSGIIPPKPGYHAVEQNRRLKDGDLNCYWVQVNNNMQAAANMNEEGLPGYRNPDNFIVVSDAYPTVTTQAGDLILPSAMWVEKEGAYGNAERRTQFWHQMVQAPGESMSDLWQLMEFSKRFTTDEVWSKDVLDANPQFKGKTLFEVLYQNGNVEKFPLSDADPKFMNNEAKHFGFYVQKGLFEEYAQFGRGHGHDLADFDVYHTEHGLRWPVVDGKETKWRYREGSDPYVKAGKGFEFYGKPDGKAIIFALPYEPAPEVPDEEFDIWLSTGRVLEHWHSGSMTQRVPELYKAFPDAVCFMHPDDAKKRGLRRGDEVKVISRRGEIKTRVETRGRNKPPIGLVFVPWFDASQLINKVTLDATDPLSKQTDFKKCAVKIVKA, encoded by the coding sequence ATGAACAGACGTGAGTTTATGAAAGCCAATGCTGCTATGGCAGCAGCTGGTGTTGCTGGTATGGCTTTACCCGCATCAGCGAGTAACCTGATCACTAGCTCGGAGCAAACAAAATTAGAGTGGAATAAAGCACCATGTCGTTTTTGCGGTACTGGTTGTTCAGTCATCGTCGCTACGAGAGACGGTAAAGTGGTTGCTACTCACGGTGATGCTAAAAGTGAAGTTAACCGTGGTTTAAACTGTGTTAAAGGCTATTTCTTATCAAAAATCATGTATGGACGCGATCGTCTTCAAACTCCAATGTTAAGAATGACCGACGGTAAATACGACAAGAATGGTGAATTCACTCCTGTTAGCTGGGATATGGCATTTGATACCATGGCTGAAAAATGGAAGAAAACCATCAAAGCTAAAGGTCCAACGGCTGTTGGTATGTTTGGCTCAGGTCAGTGGACAGTTTGGGAAGGTTACGCTGCAGTTAAACTGATGAAAGCGGGTTTTGGTTCAAACAATATTGACCCTAACGCTCGTCATTGCATGGCTTCGGCAGTAGGTGGCTTCATGCGTACCTTTGGTATAGATGAACCAATGGGCTGTTACGATGATATGGAAGCGGCTGATGCTTTTGTATTGTGGGGCTCAAATATGGCAGAAATGCATCCTATTCTTTGGACTCGTGTGACTGACCGACGCTTAAGTGCTCCTCATGTAAAAGTGGCGGTATTGTCGACGTTCCAACATCGCTCATTTGATTTAGCCGATTTGCCGATTGTATTTACGCCACAAACAGATTTAGCAATGTTGAATTTTATTGCTAACTACATAATTCAAAATGACAAAGTCGATAAAGACTTTATCAGTAAACATGTTAATTTCCGTAAAGGTGAAACTGACATTGGTTATGGTTTACGCGCATCACATCCATTGCAGAAAAAAGCAAAAAATGTCGGTACTGCTGGTGATTCAACCCCAATTGATTTTGAAGAGTTCAAAAAGTTTGTTGCTGATTATGATGTTGAAAGCGTTAGCAAGCTGTCAGGTGTTCCTGAACATAAATTAATAGAACTGGCTGAGTTATATGCTGACCCTAAAAAGAAAGTTACTTCTTTCTGGACTATGGGCTTCAATCAACATACTCGCGGTGTATGGTGTAACAACCTAATTTATAACATTCATTTACTAGTGGGTAAGATTTCGACTCCGGGTAACAGTCCATTCTCGTTAACGGGTCAACCGTCTGCGTGTGGTACCGCTCGTGAAGTGGGGACTTTCTCGCATCGTCTACCTGCAGATATGGTGGTCACCAACCCTAAGCATCGTAAACTTGCCGAAGATATTTGGAATATTCCAAGTGGTATTATTCCGCCTAAACCTGGCTACCATGCTGTTGAGCAAAACCGTCGCCTTAAAGATGGTGATTTGAATTGTTATTGGGTTCAAGTTAACAACAACATGCAAGCTGCGGCTAACATGAACGAAGAAGGTTTACCGGGCTACCGTAATCCTGACAATTTCATCGTTGTTTCTGATGCCTATCCAACAGTTACTACTCAAGCAGGTGATTTGATTTTACCTTCAGCAATGTGGGTAGAAAAAGAAGGCGCATATGGTAATGCAGAGCGTCGTACTCAGTTTTGGCATCAAATGGTACAAGCACCTGGAGAGTCAATGTCAGACTTATGGCAGTTGATGGAATTCTCAAAACGCTTTACTACTGACGAAGTTTGGTCAAAAGACGTCCTTGATGCTAATCCGCAATTCAAAGGTAAAACATTATTTGAAGTGCTTTACCAAAACGGTAACGTTGAGAAGTTCCCATTAAGTGATGCCGACCCTAAGTTTATGAATAATGAAGCGAAGCATTTTGGTTTCTATGTTCAAAAAGGTTTATTTGAAGAGTACGCTCAATTTGGCCGTGGTCATGGTCATGATTTAGCTGATTTTGATGTGTACCATACTGAGCATGGTTTGCGTTGGCCTGTGGTTGACGGTAAAGAGACTAAATGGCGTTACCGTGAAGGATCAGATCCTTATGTGAAAGCGGGTAAAGGCTTTGAGTTTTACGGTAAACCAGACGGTAAAGCGATTATTTTCGCCTTGCCATATGAGCCAGCACCTGAGGTGCCAGATGAAGAGTTTGATATTTGGCTATCAACAGGCCGTGTTTTAGAGCATTGGCATTCTGGTTCGATGACGCAACGTGTACCAGAGCTTTACAAAGCCTTCCCAGATGCAGTGTGTTTCATGCACCCTGATGACGCTAAAAAGCGTGGACTACGCCGTGGTGATGAAGTGAAAGTTATTTCTCGTCGTGGTGAAATTAAAACCCGCGTTGAAACGAGAGGGCGTAATAAGCCACCAATTGGATTGGTTTTCGTACCATGGTTTGATGCTAGCCAGCTGATTAATAAGGTCACACTTGATGCGACAGATCCTTTGTCAAAACAAACTGACTTTAAAAAGTGTGCGGTTAAGATTGTCAAAGCCTAA
- a CDS encoding chaperone NapD, translating into MSKKEIHVTSLIVQVQPEQMAEVRQKIMAMKNAELSVNNEMKIVVVIEGPTQRSLMDDISTINAIPGVLTATMVYHQSEELEEGEE; encoded by the coding sequence ATGAGCAAAAAAGAAATCCATGTAACTAGCCTAATTGTTCAAGTTCAACCAGAACAAATGGCTGAAGTTCGTCAGAAGATTATGGCGATGAAAAATGCTGAATTATCAGTGAATAATGAAATGAAAATTGTAGTGGTGATTGAAGGGCCAACACAGCGCTCTTTAATGGATGACATCTCTACCATTAATGCAATCCCAGGTGTGTTAACTGCCACTATGGTTTATCACCAAAGCGAAGAGCTAGAAGAGGGTGAAGAATGA
- a CDS encoding periplasmic nitrate reductase, NapE protein, with amino-acid sequence MSTDLQREKSLEFKIFIFLTVFLAPILSALLVSALGFTIWFSQILSGPPGAG; translated from the coding sequence ATGAGTACAGATCTGCAACGTGAAAAAAGCCTAGAATTTAAAATTTTTATATTCTTAACGGTTTTTTTAGCACCAATCTTATCAGCACTGTTAGTCAGTGCACTTGGTTTTACCATTTGGTTCAGTCAAATCCTTTCAGGCCCACCCGGTGCGGGTTAG
- a CDS encoding class I SAM-dependent methyltransferase — MNLVCEDFPLGQALAQVQLTDELCRVFHGRGGRFEGFEHLCLDWFKPVLLLTSFKELSEAERFTLTDAIAEVWQQSHSELSFNLVFQYRNAGKTVTEIVSGAVPEKHIITENGADFLVHLLRGQNHGIFLDMANGRRWVKDHAKDKKVLNLFAYTCAFSVVGLQGGATEVVNMDMSKGALSIGKQNHLLNGFESGARFLGHDIFRSWGKLTKLGPYDLIVADPPSNQKGSFVATKDYVRLLRRLPELLAEQGEVLLCLNAPELGCDFLMEQVTETAPNIEFVERIENPPVFADVDEQKSLKVLRYRVRR; from the coding sequence ATGAATTTAGTGTGTGAAGATTTTCCACTTGGGCAAGCTCTTGCTCAAGTTCAATTAACTGATGAACTTTGCCGTGTATTTCACGGCAGAGGTGGTCGATTTGAAGGTTTTGAACACCTTTGTTTAGATTGGTTTAAGCCTGTGTTGCTATTAACCAGTTTTAAAGAGCTATCAGAAGCTGAGCGTTTTACTTTGACTGACGCAATAGCCGAAGTATGGCAACAAAGCCACAGCGAATTGAGTTTTAATCTTGTATTTCAATATCGAAATGCTGGTAAAACAGTCACTGAAATAGTGTCCGGTGCAGTGCCTGAAAAACATATCATCACAGAAAATGGTGCCGATTTTTTAGTACACCTTTTACGTGGTCAAAATCATGGTATTTTTTTGGACATGGCAAACGGTCGTCGATGGGTTAAAGACCATGCAAAGGATAAAAAAGTACTCAATCTTTTTGCATATACTTGTGCTTTTTCAGTTGTCGGTTTGCAAGGCGGTGCGACTGAAGTCGTTAATATGGATATGAGTAAAGGCGCGCTGAGTATTGGTAAACAAAATCACCTTTTGAATGGGTTTGAATCAGGAGCACGTTTTCTTGGTCATGACATATTCAGGTCGTGGGGTAAGCTTACAAAATTAGGCCCTTATGATTTAATTGTTGCCGATCCACCAAGTAATCAAAAAGGCAGTTTTGTGGCAACTAAAGACTACGTAAGACTTTTACGTAGACTACCAGAACTGTTAGCTGAGCAAGGAGAAGTGTTGCTGTGTTTGAATGCGCCAGAGTTAGGATGTGATTTTTTAATGGAACAGGTCACTGAAACTGCGCCAAATATTGAGTTTGTTGAACGTATTGAAAACCCGCCTGTATTTGCAGATGTCGACGAGCAAAAGTCATTAAAAGTATTGCGATATAGAGTAAGACGCTAA
- a CDS encoding AI-2E family transporter, which yields MSGGNSSSMALRGFAIMACLVVILAGIKTASPIVVPFVLSAFLAVVCNPAIQFMTRYRVPKWLSVILLMLFIVMMGLWLASLVGSSINEFSQQMPFYRQQLIEQFSWILEKLNGLNINISKDKVLEYFDPGMALSMTTNMLSGLGNVMANLFLIILTIIFMLFEAQSLPKKFHLALDDPDMRLKQIDKFLHSVNQYMVIKTLVSIGTAIIIGVGLSIIGVDYALLWAVIAFLFNYIPNIGSIIAAIPAVLLAFIQMGPGAAGFTALLYLGTNTVMGNAVEPRFMGRGLGLSTLVVFLSLIFWGWLLGSVGMLLSVPLTMIVKIALESSEGGKWFAILLSDEIPDEPDKSQQPDAEETTNVDKA from the coding sequence ATGAGTGGTGGTAATTCATCATCGATGGCGTTACGTGGTTTTGCCATTATGGCGTGTTTGGTTGTGATATTAGCGGGAATAAAAACAGCCAGCCCCATCGTCGTACCATTTGTATTGTCAGCATTCTTGGCCGTAGTGTGTAATCCTGCTATTCAGTTTATGACCCGCTATAGAGTACCTAAATGGTTATCGGTTATATTATTGATGTTGTTTATTGTCATGATGGGACTTTGGTTAGCTAGTCTTGTTGGTAGTTCTATTAATGAGTTCTCGCAACAAATGCCATTTTATCGTCAACAGTTAATTGAACAGTTTTCCTGGATACTTGAAAAGCTCAATGGTTTGAATATCAATATTTCAAAAGATAAAGTCCTCGAGTATTTTGACCCTGGAATGGCATTAAGTATGACGACAAATATGCTGTCAGGATTAGGTAATGTGATGGCCAATTTGTTTTTAATCATTTTGACCATTATTTTCATGTTATTTGAAGCGCAATCCTTACCTAAAAAGTTTCATTTAGCGCTTGATGATCCAGACATGCGTTTAAAGCAAATTGATAAATTTTTGCACTCAGTAAACCAGTATATGGTGATTAAAACATTGGTCAGTATCGGAACGGCCATTATCATTGGTGTTGGTTTATCGATTATTGGAGTTGATTACGCTTTGCTTTGGGCTGTTATTGCTTTTTTGTTTAACTATATTCCAAATATTGGTTCTATCATTGCGGCTATCCCGGCAGTCTTATTAGCGTTTATTCAAATGGGGCCAGGGGCTGCTGGTTTTACTGCACTTTTATATCTTGGTACGAATACAGTAATGGGCAATGCCGTGGAACCACGGTTTATGGGCCGAGGTTTGGGGTTATCAACACTAGTAGTGTTTTTGTCATTAATCTTTTGGGGCTGGTTATTGGGTTCGGTCGGTATGCTGTTATCTGTTCCATTAACCATGATTGTTAAAATTGCACTTGAGTCTAGCGAGGGCGGAAAATGGTTTGCCATTTTATTATCAGACGAAATCCCTGATGAGCCGGACAAATCTCAACAGCCAGATGCCGAAGAAACAACTAACGTTGATAAAGCATAA
- a CDS encoding TIGR01777 family oxidoreductase: protein MNIIMTGATGFVGQQLVALLSQQSHQLTIVTRNVSHATQVLGSNHRYVDNLSKLENLNDFDTVINLAGEPIVGKRWSNQQKQRICDSRWDITAMLTQLIKQSDTPPTSFISASAIGYYGRQGSTPVDEDSQAHNEFSHQVCSEWEHLALKAQSETTRVCVLRIGIVLGKNGGALAKMLPPFKLGLGGPIGKGLHGVSWIHIDDLTHLIEHLMITNNAQGVFNATAPNPVNHKRFAESIGSSLNRPACIPTPVIALKLAMGEMADLIVEGQFVLPKRALASGFNFKYPEINPALDSILKA, encoded by the coding sequence ATGAATATAATAATGACTGGCGCAACAGGATTTGTTGGGCAGCAATTAGTCGCATTGCTAAGCCAACAATCTCATCAACTTACCATTGTTACCCGAAATGTCTCTCATGCGACCCAAGTCTTGGGCTCAAATCATCGTTATGTTGATAACCTGAGTAAATTAGAAAACTTAAATGATTTTGACACTGTTATTAATCTTGCCGGTGAACCTATTGTCGGTAAACGATGGAGCAATCAACAAAAACAGCGTATTTGCGATAGTCGCTGGGATATCACTGCAATGTTGACTCAGTTGATTAAACAAAGCGACACACCACCAACGAGTTTTATTAGTGCATCTGCAATTGGATATTATGGCCGCCAAGGAAGTACTCCCGTTGATGAAGACAGCCAAGCCCATAATGAATTCAGCCATCAAGTATGCAGTGAATGGGAGCACCTTGCTCTTAAAGCGCAATCAGAAACCACGCGTGTTTGCGTACTAAGAATTGGTATTGTGTTAGGAAAAAATGGGGGAGCACTGGCTAAGATGTTACCTCCTTTCAAACTCGGCCTTGGTGGACCTATAGGTAAGGGTTTACACGGTGTCAGTTGGATACATATCGACGATTTAACTCATTTAATTGAGCATTTAATGATTACAAACAATGCACAAGGAGTATTTAATGCTACCGCCCCAAACCCAGTTAATCATAAACGATTTGCTGAATCGATTGGCTCAAGCTTAAACCGCCCTGCATGTATTCCAACGCCAGTAATAGCGCTAAAACTTGCGATGGGTGAGATGGCGGATTTGATTGTAGAAGGCCAATTTGTATTGCCTAAACGTGCCCTAGCCTCAGGCTTTAATTTCAAATACCCAGAGATTAACCCTGCGCTGGATTCTATTCTCAAAGCTTAA
- a CDS encoding LysR family transcriptional regulator: MINQKWLTTFLKLAEIGHFTQTAEQLFMTQPGVSQHVQKLEQQLNVQLIQRFGKRFELTDAGMQLQQYGEQLLKQQEQLLSDIQLDSPYAGDCRFACSGSLAMWLYPHFIDYQIQHPQLSVSVEAAPNKRIIEQVISNDIDIGIVTQFVSNPELEVNPIGDDNLCLIVPAKFQGKGMSFKQLTSLGLISHPDAMHYLQQLISSNYSDEQASAIPTASYVNQLNQILLPVAKGLGFTVLPEFAVNCFNRPELISVANLQHQVKEPLYMIRKKFRPLPKRYDWFIETITTLVNQ, from the coding sequence ATGATAAATCAGAAGTGGTTAACCACCTTTTTAAAGCTTGCCGAAATAGGCCATTTTACCCAAACAGCAGAACAATTGTTTATGACACAGCCCGGTGTGAGCCAGCATGTTCAAAAATTAGAGCAGCAGCTTAACGTACAGCTTATTCAGCGATTTGGAAAACGATTTGAGCTAACAGATGCTGGTATGCAACTGCAGCAATATGGAGAGCAGTTACTTAAGCAGCAGGAACAATTGCTCAGCGATATTCAGCTAGATTCTCCTTACGCGGGCGATTGTCGTTTTGCCTGCTCTGGTTCACTGGCGATGTGGCTATACCCGCACTTCATCGATTATCAAATCCAACATCCGCAATTGTCGGTATCTGTGGAGGCCGCGCCAAATAAACGCATTATTGAGCAAGTAATAAGCAATGATATTGATATCGGTATTGTGACCCAATTTGTGTCAAACCCGGAACTTGAAGTAAATCCTATTGGTGATGACAACTTATGCTTGATAGTACCTGCCAAATTCCAGGGTAAGGGTATGAGTTTTAAGCAATTAACGTCGCTTGGGTTGATTTCTCATCCCGATGCAATGCATTACCTGCAGCAATTAATCAGCAGCAATTATAGCGATGAACAGGCGAGTGCCATCCCTACCGCAAGTTATGTGAATCAGTTGAATCAAATCTTATTACCAGTGGCCAAGGGGCTCGGTTTTACTGTATTACCAGAGTTCGCGGTAAACTGTTTTAACAGGCCTGAACTGATTTCTGTAGCCAATTTACAACACCAAGTAAAAGAACCTCTATATATGATCCGCAAGAAGTTTCGTCCACTTCCCAAGCGATACGATTGGTTTATTGAAACAATAACGACTCTAGTAAATCAATAA
- a CDS encoding antibiotic biosynthesis monooxygenase family protein: protein MFAVIFKAKVGNQDQHYVDTVAIMRDLAFEQYRCVDFFAVAEGDQEIAISYWHCEEDIKRWHQDAKHAVAQKLGQDKWYSSYTVEVVEIKRQYSFGE, encoded by the coding sequence ATGTTCGCCGTTATTTTCAAAGCGAAAGTCGGCAACCAAGATCAACACTATGTTGATACGGTTGCCATAATGCGCGATTTGGCATTTGAGCAGTATAGGTGTGTCGACTTTTTTGCTGTTGCTGAGGGTGATCAAGAAATAGCTATCTCTTACTGGCATTGTGAAGAGGATATTAAACGTTGGCATCAAGACGCTAAACATGCCGTGGCACAGAAGCTTGGTCAAGACAAATGGTATAGCTCTTATACTGTGGAAGTGGTTGAGATAAAAAGGCAATACAGCTTCGGCGAGTAG
- a CDS encoding ABC transporter permease encodes MELQLAWRLFKRELMQGQLLLIVLAITLAVLSVSGLARVSERLQVAINGEAASFIAADRIIDSPVPLDEQVLTLAESLDILHVSNMNFNSMVYSGDKFQLVTIKAVGDGYPLRGDIELSSGITQALPKTGEAWYENRLGGLLGYPATLELGNTELNLSAEISRLPDAGFNPFASSPVLLMRLDDVAATGIIQPGSRVSYVYQFAGEAQSLTEFETKAKPLLNNSQRWTDVQSGDSPIASAVQRAERFLLLASLLGIALACAAIGIAAQRYCQRHYDVVAMLKTFGASSKQIRTLFGIHLMLVTLVGIVLGLLGGLLLDLGINQFLPAEIAAYSPPYSRPLVLGVSTGLISAFMFSAYPLMRLLAIPPLRVLQRQLEGLQFGMWLHLLLSLGAMALLGYLYSRSIALTMTVVLAVLLLGVLLSILGFAMIRLGHSVGMKTTNPFQLALAGLRRRARQNAVQLVGFSSALVLLLTILALRQDLLNEWQKQLPEDAPNYFLVNIAPEDTKPLDDFLDRNKIIATDIYPVIRGRLTHINDEELISRQEEKDGAEGRVGISRELNLTYRETLPPNNEITAGTFNQADDEVSVEAEVAERLGLSLNDTMTFSIDNQSFSVKVTSFRQVQWETLQPNFFMIFKPKALEPFSYTSMASFHLNDEDLKANGSDLTANAVVLQLIQQFPTISVIDVGAMVGQLRQIIEQVSLSLSLVLALVLLASALVLIAQTEAGMATRQRELAVLRTFGASGWLLRSATGLEFALLGAIAGILAVIVAEFALYMLKTQVFELVVYMHWPWWGIAPLAGAAVVAFLGMWRCRQLLNQSCSDLLKAG; translated from the coding sequence ATGGAGTTACAATTAGCTTGGCGTTTATTTAAACGTGAACTGATGCAAGGACAGTTATTATTAATTGTATTGGCGATAACGTTAGCAGTGTTATCAGTGAGTGGACTTGCACGTGTCAGCGAGCGCTTACAAGTGGCTATTAATGGCGAAGCGGCCAGTTTTATTGCTGCCGATCGCATTATTGACTCACCGGTTCCACTTGATGAGCAAGTGCTCACATTAGCAGAATCACTTGATATCTTGCATGTCAGTAACATGAATTTCAATTCGATGGTTTATTCGGGTGATAAGTTTCAGTTGGTGACAATAAAGGCTGTTGGTGATGGTTATCCGCTTCGAGGTGATATTGAGCTGTCATCAGGAATTACACAAGCATTACCTAAAACGGGAGAAGCTTGGTATGAAAACAGATTGGGTGGTTTACTGGGTTATCCAGCCACATTGGAACTCGGCAATACTGAGCTGAATTTATCTGCAGAAATTAGTCGCTTACCAGATGCTGGTTTTAACCCTTTTGCTTCATCTCCTGTGCTATTAATGCGTTTAGATGACGTTGCAGCAACTGGGATTATCCAACCTGGTAGTCGCGTAAGCTATGTGTATCAATTTGCCGGTGAAGCCCAATCTTTAACTGAATTTGAAACAAAAGCAAAGCCATTACTGAATAACAGCCAGCGCTGGACTGATGTGCAATCTGGTGACTCACCAATCGCTTCAGCAGTGCAGCGCGCAGAACGTTTTTTGTTACTCGCGAGTTTGTTAGGTATTGCATTAGCTTGTGCTGCTATTGGTATTGCGGCGCAGCGCTATTGTCAAAGACACTATGATGTTGTGGCGATGCTTAAAACATTTGGTGCATCTTCTAAGCAAATTCGAACCTTGTTTGGTATCCATTTAATGTTGGTGACGCTTGTTGGTATTGTGTTGGGTTTATTAGGTGGCTTATTACTCGATTTAGGCATTAACCAATTTTTGCCTGCAGAAATTGCGGCCTATTCACCACCATATTCAAGGCCTTTAGTGCTCGGTGTCAGTACTGGCTTAATCAGTGCTTTCATGTTTTCTGCTTATCCATTAATGCGCTTATTGGCGATTCCACCTTTAAGAGTACTGCAAAGGCAGCTTGAAGGTTTACAGTTTGGCATGTGGCTACATTTGTTACTCAGCCTAGGTGCTATGGCGTTATTAGGATATTTGTATTCTCGCAGTATTGCACTAACCATGACAGTTGTACTTGCAGTGTTATTGCTGGGTGTGTTGCTGAGTATTTTAGGCTTTGCAATGATCCGTTTAGGTCATAGTGTTGGCATGAAAACGACTAATCCTTTCCAATTAGCATTGGCAGGTCTTCGCAGACGCGCAAGACAAAATGCAGTGCAGTTAGTCGGTTTTAGTAGTGCGCTTGTGTTGTTATTAACTATATTGGCACTAAGACAAGATTTGCTCAATGAATGGCAAAAGCAATTACCTGAAGATGCACCTAACTATTTCTTGGTAAATATTGCTCCTGAAGATACTAAACCACTGGATGATTTTCTAGATCGCAATAAGATTATCGCGACCGACATTTATCCAGTGATCCGTGGCCGTTTAACGCATATTAACGATGAAGAATTAATTTCGCGTCAAGAGGAGAAAGACGGCGCCGAAGGGCGAGTGGGTATTTCACGAGAGTTAAACTTAACTTACCGAGAAACATTGCCACCTAATAATGAAATTACCGCTGGCACATTTAACCAAGCTGATGACGAAGTCTCCGTAGAAGCCGAAGTTGCTGAGCGCCTTGGATTGTCTTTAAACGACACGATGACTTTTAGCATAGATAATCAGAGCTTTAGCGTAAAAGTTACCAGTTTTAGACAGGTTCAGTGGGAAACGCTTCAGCCAAACTTCTTCATGATATTTAAGCCCAAAGCACTTGAGCCGTTTTCCTATACTTCCATGGCAAGCTTTCACCTCAATGATGAAGACTTAAAAGCCAATGGCAGTGACTTAACAGCAAACGCTGTGGTGTTGCAATTAATCCAACAGTTTCCAACAATTTCTGTGATTGATGTTGGTGCCATGGTGGGGCAGTTACGACAAATTATTGAGCAAGTATCATTGTCGTTATCGCTGGTTTTGGCTTTGGTATTATTGGCAAGTGCATTAGTACTGATAGCACAAACAGAAGCGGGGATGGCGACAAGGCAGCGTGAGCTCGCCGTGTTGCGAACCTTTGGTGCATCTGGTTGGCTACTTCGCTCAGCGACAGGTCTTGAGTTTGCTTTGCTTGGCGCTATTGCCGGTATTCTTGCGGTCATTGTGGCTGAATTTGCGTTATATATGCTTAAAACTCAAGTATTTGAATTAGTGGTTTATATGCATTGGCCTTGGTGGGGCATTGCACCGCTGGCAGGTGCTGCTGTGGTAGCCTTCTTAGGAATGTGGCGCTGTCGTCAATTACTGAATCAGTCTTGTAGTGATTTATTAAAAGCGGGTTAA